A stretch of the Pseudomonas helvetica genome encodes the following:
- the mksE gene encoding Mks condensin complex protein MksE gives MHLDLSELSQLAPIFRELFKGYHVSRRDPELYAQLSNFQDQYRTLFKALGFELVCDTRGFYYFVPDLAAAAVNKTAQRLALFTFILVEHLADQGRDPIAVLDGGSLGRDELPSLLEKYRDLFIQAEVQTVEELEEKIMRRMTQLGFASEENGIYRFLPPMHRFLDVCLSVQQDRDLAASLHSVLPLPVPVLIDDDSDEKLLQTDDPLDLSDFAEDSEEDALARAIAEEQELDA, from the coding sequence ATGCATCTTGATCTATCCGAACTGTCTCAGCTGGCGCCGATCTTTCGCGAGCTGTTCAAGGGCTACCACGTCAGCCGTCGCGATCCTGAACTCTACGCGCAGCTGTCGAACTTTCAGGACCAGTACCGCACGCTGTTCAAGGCCCTGGGGTTTGAACTGGTCTGCGACACCCGTGGTTTCTACTACTTTGTGCCGGACCTCGCCGCTGCAGCGGTGAACAAGACCGCCCAGCGCCTGGCACTGTTCACCTTCATCCTCGTCGAGCATCTGGCTGACCAGGGCCGCGATCCGATTGCCGTGCTTGATGGCGGCAGCCTCGGTCGCGATGAACTGCCGTCGTTGCTGGAAAAATACCGCGACCTGTTCATTCAGGCCGAAGTGCAGACCGTCGAAGAACTCGAAGAAAAGATCATGCGCCGCATGACCCAGCTCGGGTTCGCCAGCGAAGAGAACGGCATCTACCGTTTCCTGCCGCCGATGCACCGTTTCCTCGACGTTTGCCTGTCGGTCCAGCAAGACCGCGACCTGGCCGCCAGCTTGCACAGCGTGCTGCCATTGCCGGTGCCAGTGCTGATCGATGACGACAGCGACGAAAAACTGCTGCAAACCGATGATCCGCTGGACCTTAGTGACTTTGCCGAAGACAGCGAAGAAGATGCGCTGGCCCGTGCCATTGCCGAAGAACAGGAGCTCGACGCATGA
- the mksB gene encoding Mks condensin complex protein MksB, with protein MIEPKRVLRALAEHWALLEPLCEHFDQGTLSLNELRSQLAAQQLDSTPQDITSLLDVWIRLDILVPVAKSPNRFELNAQIHDFLAYLRREHRLGLCLEIEAYLRHLERLAGYIQDAFDIRDGNDLARQLRLLDMRVRDVLKKLANDEQALVAVAERAKTSDRQIPLRQRYAEVLATWDEYVEPMIQLVNADGAFEQGVRKVENVLLRMLSEQQRLGHLVDDDMLLRTHARILEMQTSAQLTLRHARELLLPLREEARRHNAVTRGAALALSMIRRKGIDAVPQAAMPMFTRPQSTFLGSASQVEAYVYALARFEPKPARFPKAHKTQKGEAPRAPRTVREMLERCEDALPMPDLMTWLLEQEPDGATDELLYWFSRLSREKRFKRERLERRDYHTHEHQVSLRSFALLSARDDAPENSASTSNAS; from the coding sequence ATGATCGAACCCAAGCGCGTCTTGCGCGCCCTCGCCGAACACTGGGCACTTCTGGAGCCTTTGTGCGAGCACTTCGACCAAGGCACCCTGAGCCTCAACGAACTGCGCTCACAGCTGGCCGCCCAGCAACTGGACAGCACGCCACAGGACATCACCAGCCTGCTGGACGTGTGGATCCGCCTCGACATTCTGGTTCCGGTGGCCAAAAGCCCGAACCGTTTTGAGCTCAACGCGCAGATTCACGACTTCCTCGCCTACCTGCGCCGTGAGCACCGTCTGGGCCTGTGCCTGGAAATCGAAGCCTACCTGCGCCATCTGGAGCGGCTGGCCGGTTACATTCAGGACGCTTTCGACATCCGCGACGGCAATGATCTGGCACGCCAGCTGCGTTTGCTCGACATGCGCGTGCGCGATGTCCTGAAAAAACTCGCCAACGACGAACAAGCCCTGGTGGCCGTTGCCGAGCGGGCCAAGACCAGCGACCGGCAGATTCCGCTGCGTCAGCGTTATGCCGAAGTGCTGGCGACATGGGACGAATACGTCGAGCCGATGATTCAGTTGGTCAACGCCGACGGCGCCTTCGAGCAAGGCGTGCGCAAGGTTGAAAACGTGCTGCTGCGCATGCTCAGCGAACAACAGCGCCTCGGCCACCTGGTCGACGACGACATGCTGCTGCGCACCCACGCGCGCATCCTCGAAATGCAGACCAGCGCCCAACTGACCTTGCGTCATGCTCGCGAGCTGTTGCTGCCGCTGCGTGAAGAGGCCCGTCGGCACAACGCCGTAACCCGTGGCGCGGCGCTGGCGCTGTCGATGATCCGCCGCAAGGGCATCGACGCAGTGCCACAAGCGGCGATGCCGATGTTCACCCGCCCGCAAAGTACCTTCCTCGGCAGCGCCAGTCAGGTCGAAGCCTACGTTTATGCACTGGCGCGTTTCGAGCCAAAACCGGCACGTTTCCCCAAGGCCCACAAAACCCAAAAAGGCGAAGCCCCGCGGGCACCGCGCACCGTTCGGGAAATGCTCGAACGCTGCGAAGACGCGCTGCCGATGCCGGATTTGATGACCTGGCTGCTGGAACAGGAACCGGACGGCGCGACCGACGAGTTGCTGTACTGGTTCTCCCGTCTGTCGCGGGAAAAACGCTTCAAGCGCGAGCGCCTGGAACGCCGCGATTACCACACTCACGAGCACCAGGTCAGCCTGCGCTCCTTCGCCCTGCTCTCGGCCCGCGATGACGCGCCCGAGAATTCTGCGAGCACATCTAATGCATCTTGA
- a CDS encoding energy transducer TonB: MQVVNWLPRTELPFAAPSRPELLEAPEPLVETPIAPTQVAKAAVEPVAKPAERVKVEVPRPTPSVARPASKPVEDAEDAPVVAKAPQVPPPRFALQLLRAGRCLLLVELPTGGAFQTRDPAYLLLKDMLRAAGLPDSPQIVGEPVRWPLLVRGTMDQGPEAARDFVQGFLSARLEDAPCVCLWLIGLPAVRFAGEANTEAYNRELQVEGLGSVWALPGLELLMEEPQRKADVWQAMRRLMARWKESNE, translated from the coding sequence ATGCAGGTGGTCAACTGGCTGCCGCGCACCGAATTGCCCTTTGCCGCACCGTCGCGGCCCGAGCTGCTGGAAGCGCCGGAGCCGTTGGTCGAGACGCCGATTGCGCCGACGCAGGTCGCGAAAGCGGCCGTAGAGCCTGTGGCCAAGCCGGCCGAACGGGTCAAGGTCGAAGTGCCGCGCCCGACGCCTTCTGTTGCGCGCCCAGCGAGCAAGCCGGTCGAGGACGCCGAAGACGCACCGGTCGTGGCCAAGGCGCCGCAGGTGCCGCCGCCGCGTTTTGCCCTGCAATTGTTGCGGGCCGGCCGTTGCCTGCTGCTGGTGGAGTTACCCACAGGCGGTGCGTTCCAGACTCGCGATCCGGCCTACTTGTTGCTCAAGGACATGCTGCGCGCCGCCGGTCTGCCGGACAGCCCGCAAATTGTCGGCGAACCGGTCCGCTGGCCGCTGCTGGTACGCGGAACGATGGATCAGGGCCCGGAAGCTGCCCGCGATTTCGTTCAAGGGTTCCTTTCGGCTCGCCTGGAAGACGCGCCTTGTGTGTGCCTGTGGTTGATCGGCCTGCCGGCGGTGCGTTTTGCCGGTGAGGCAAATACTGAAGCCTACAACCGCGAACTTCAGGTTGAAGGCCTGGGGTCGGTCTGGGCGCTGCCCGGCCTGGAATTATTAATGGAAGAGCCACAGCGTAAGGCTGATGTCTGGCAAGCCATGCGTCGGCTGATGGCGCGTTGGAAAGAATCGAATGAGTGA
- the rimI gene encoding ribosomal protein S18-alanine N-acetyltransferase: MSDAVSFRPMTEADLDAVLRIEYAAFSHPWTRGIFLDGLGKYQIWLMFEGQQQVGHGVVQIILDEAHLLNITVKPENQGRGLGLRLLEHLMSRAYEAKARECFLEVRDSNQAAFRLYERYGFNEVGRRRDYYPAVGGREDAVVMACTLVD, translated from the coding sequence ATGAGTGACGCTGTATCGTTCCGCCCGATGACCGAAGCGGATCTGGACGCTGTACTGAGAATCGAATACGCGGCGTTCAGCCATCCCTGGACCCGTGGGATTTTTCTTGATGGTCTGGGCAAATACCAGATCTGGCTGATGTTCGAAGGTCAGCAACAGGTTGGCCACGGTGTGGTGCAGATCATCCTCGATGAGGCGCATCTGCTGAACATCACGGTCAAACCGGAAAATCAGGGGCGCGGGCTGGGTTTGAGGCTGCTTGAGCACTTGATGTCCCGTGCGTATGAAGCCAAAGCCCGGGAATGTTTCCTGGAAGTGCGCGACAGCAATCAGGCGGCATTCCGTCTGTATGAGCGTTATGGTTTCAATGAAGTCGGTCGCCGTCGTGATTACTACCCGGCGGTCGGTGGGCGTGAAGATGCGGTGGTGATGGCCTGCACGTTGGTCGACTGA
- the can gene encoding carbonate dehydratase translates to MNELQDLIDNNARWADAIKQEDPDFFAKLARQQTPEYLWIGCSDARVPANEIVGMLPGDLFVHRNVANVVLHTDLNCLSVIQYAVDVLKVKHILVTGHYGCGGVRASMQDRQLGLIDGWLRSIRDLYYEHREELGQLPTEEERVDRLCELNVIQQVANVGHTSIVQNAWHRGQSLSVHGCIYGIKDGRWKSLNATISGFEQLPPQYRLRPVGAL, encoded by the coding sequence ATGAACGAATTACAAGATCTGATTGATAACAACGCGCGTTGGGCCGATGCGATCAAGCAGGAAGATCCTGACTTCTTCGCCAAGCTGGCCCGCCAACAGACGCCGGAATACCTGTGGATCGGTTGCTCCGACGCGCGCGTACCGGCCAACGAAATCGTCGGCATGTTGCCTGGTGACTTGTTCGTACACCGTAACGTTGCCAACGTGGTGCTGCACACCGACCTTAACTGCCTGTCAGTGATTCAGTACGCGGTGGATGTGCTGAAGGTCAAACACATCCTGGTCACCGGCCATTACGGTTGCGGCGGCGTGCGCGCCTCGATGCAGGACCGCCAGTTGGGCCTGATCGACGGCTGGCTGCGCTCGATTCGCGATCTTTATTACGAACACCGCGAAGAGCTTGGCCAATTGCCGACTGAAGAAGAGCGGGTCGACCGTCTCTGCGAACTCAACGTGATCCAGCAAGTGGCCAATGTCGGTCATACCAGTATTGTGCAAAATGCCTGGCACCGTGGGCAGAGCCTGTCGGTCCATGGTTGCATCTACGGGATCAAGGACGGTCGCTGGAAGAGCCTGAACGCGACCATCAGCGGTTTCGAGCAACTGCCGCCGCAATACCGTTTGCGTCCGGTCGGTGCCTTGTAA
- a CDS encoding SET domain-containing protein translates to MKPQARDKAATLSSSCIYPNKELSARQGYPSRAHFTVIQTDDGRGAAITAQRDYLRISRICRVSGLLMHIRRLHTLQLAPGIHVYDPFFSGLLLHSCDPNVFLDMSELCLWALKDIAPGTVLCMDYASTEEKLTRQFACQCGSPDCRGWITGYDDPPNAEGQKFLQHWHRHSP, encoded by the coding sequence ATGAAGCCTCAGGCCAGGGATAAGGCAGCTACGCTGTCAAGCAGTTGCATCTACCCGAACAAAGAACTCAGTGCCCGCCAGGGCTACCCCTCCAGAGCTCACTTCACAGTTATCCAGACTGACGATGGGCGCGGCGCGGCAATCACGGCACAGCGCGATTACCTGCGCATCAGTCGTATCTGTCGGGTATCGGGACTGCTGATGCATATCCGCCGTTTGCATACCCTGCAACTGGCGCCGGGTATCCACGTCTACGACCCGTTTTTTTCCGGACTACTGCTGCACTCCTGCGACCCTAACGTCTTTCTCGACATGAGCGAACTGTGTTTATGGGCTCTGAAGGACATCGCACCTGGCACAGTGCTGTGCATGGACTACGCCAGCACTGAAGAGAAGCTGACACGTCAGTTTGCCTGTCAGTGCGGCTCGCCCGATTGCCGTGGCTGGATCACCGGCTACGATGATCCGCCAAACGCCGAAGGCCAGAAGTTCTTGCAACACTGGCATCGACATAGCCCCTGA
- a CDS encoding acid phosphatase, whose amino-acid sequence MNDDKEGNGPPPSTDSPTDTSRRRFLGGVAVLGVGATLSACGNTGDTPGKPEERPLSPAELDKALHDQVKNVVVIFAENRSFNNLFSDFPGLEKPLSALKPEDYQQRDRDGSLLETLPPAWGGVLQIGPQTLDGVTYSNETQFQEHLPNAPYALKGPNGEDLPFGLVTRDLWHVFYQNQMQINGGKNDRFVAWADSGGLTMGHYAQSRYSLRLWDVAREFVLCDNFFQGAFGGSFLNHQYLISAAVPFYPDAVNSVAKAQIASLQSDDPLDTRLKPLEKSPASAMSGPPQFGPSALTPDGYAVNTMAPPYWPTWIRDPERPEYAKADLPSVLVPQTHEHIGDKLSKKNIDWAWYAGAWQATLDQFKDSGGIPKIPNFQYHHQPFNYFKQLGPENPAERSKHLRDGGLGDESSTNRFFADAEAGKLPAVSFYKPQGNLNMHAGYADVASGDRHIVRALKVLRESPQWKNMVVVVTVDENGGWWDHVAPPQGDRWGPGTRVPALVVSPFARKGTVDHTVYDTASILRLITRVFQLETLDGIKQRDTAMIARGQKPMGDLSNALHFPG is encoded by the coding sequence ATGAACGACGACAAAGAAGGAAACGGCCCACCACCTTCCACCGACAGCCCCACCGACACCAGCCGTCGGCGCTTTCTGGGGGGCGTCGCAGTCCTCGGTGTCGGCGCAACGCTGAGCGCGTGCGGCAACACTGGCGACACGCCGGGTAAGCCGGAAGAGCGGCCACTGTCGCCTGCCGAGCTGGACAAGGCGTTGCACGACCAGGTGAAAAACGTGGTGGTGATCTTCGCCGAGAACCGCAGTTTCAATAACCTGTTCAGCGACTTCCCTGGCCTTGAAAAACCGTTGTCAGCACTCAAGCCTGAGGACTATCAACAACGCGACCGGGATGGCAGTCTTCTGGAAACCTTGCCGCCGGCCTGGGGTGGCGTGTTGCAGATCGGCCCGCAAACCCTTGATGGTGTGACGTATTCGAACGAAACCCAATTCCAGGAACACTTGCCCAATGCCCCCTACGCCCTCAAGGGCCCGAATGGCGAAGACTTGCCGTTTGGCCTGGTGACGCGGGATCTGTGGCATGTGTTCTATCAGAACCAGATGCAGATCAACGGCGGCAAGAACGACCGTTTTGTCGCCTGGGCCGACTCGGGCGGCTTGACCATGGGACATTACGCCCAAAGCCGTTATTCCCTGCGTCTATGGGATGTGGCTCGGGAGTTTGTGCTGTGCGACAACTTCTTCCAGGGTGCTTTCGGTGGCTCGTTTCTCAACCATCAGTACCTGATCAGTGCCGCCGTGCCGTTTTACCCGGATGCCGTCAACTCGGTGGCCAAGGCGCAAATCGCTTCACTGCAAAGCGATGACCCGCTCGACACGCGCCTCAAGCCACTGGAGAAATCCCCGGCCAGCGCCATGAGCGGTCCACCGCAGTTCGGCCCCAGCGCCCTGACCCCGGATGGTTATGCGGTCAACACCATGGCCCCGCCTTATTGGCCGACCTGGATCCGCGATCCGGAACGCCCGGAATACGCCAAAGCCGATCTACCCAGTGTGCTGGTGCCGCAAACCCACGAACACATCGGCGACAAGCTGTCGAAGAAGAACATCGACTGGGCCTGGTACGCCGGCGCCTGGCAGGCGACGCTGGACCAGTTCAAGGACTCGGGGGGCATTCCGAAGATCCCCAACTTCCAGTATCACCATCAGCCGTTCAACTACTTCAAGCAGTTGGGTCCGGAGAACCCGGCAGAACGCAGTAAACACCTGCGCGATGGCGGTCTGGGTGACGAGTCGAGCACCAACCGTTTTTTTGCCGATGCCGAAGCCGGGAAGTTGCCGGCGGTGAGTTTCTACAAACCCCAGGGCAACCTGAACATGCACGCCGGTTATGCAGACGTGGCGTCGGGCGACCGGCATATCGTCCGTGCCCTGAAGGTGCTGCGCGAAAGCCCGCAGTGGAAAAACATGGTGGTCGTAGTCACGGTCGACGAAAACGGCGGCTGGTGGGACCACGTCGCGCCACCGCAAGGTGATCGCTGGGGCCCGGGCACACGAGTGCCGGCGTTGGTGGTGTCGCCATTCGCCCGTAAAGGTACGGTGGATCACACGGTGTACGACACCGCGTCGATCCTGCGGCTGATCACCCGGGTGTTCCAGCTTGAGACGCTCGACGGGATCAAGCAGCGCGATACCGCAATGATTGCCCGAGGCCAGAAGCCGATGGGCGATTTGAGCAATGCGTTGCATTTTCCCGGCTGA
- a CDS encoding nucleotidyltransferase family protein, translating to MKPSAALDLKRAAVREVVGRFHTTNPRVFGSVLRGTDEDGSDLDLLVDALPGATLFDLGGLQVELEDLLGVSVDLLTPGDLPAKFREQVLAQALPV from the coding sequence ATGAAACCGTCAGCCGCTCTGGACCTCAAACGTGCCGCCGTGCGTGAAGTAGTTGGGCGCTTTCATACCACCAACCCACGTGTTTTCGGCTCGGTGCTACGTGGCACTGACGAGGACGGCAGTGATCTGGATTTATTGGTGGATGCGCTACCGGGGGCAACGCTGTTTGATCTTGGTGGCTTGCAGGTCGAACTGGAGGATTTACTCGGAGTTTCCGTTGATCTGCTGACGCCTGGAGATCTACCGGCAAAGTTTCGTGAGCAGGTGTTGGCTCAGGCGCTCCCCGTATGA
- a CDS encoding DUF86 domain-containing protein: MRQAAGDALIFVEGLIKEEFFDDKRTQQAVIMSLIIIGEAATKIMDGYPEFTATHPQVPWRSMRGMRNRIAHGYFDINLEVVWDTVQAALPELLKCLPDGSA, from the coding sequence ATGCGTCAGGCCGCTGGCGATGCACTGATCTTTGTCGAGGGCCTGATTAAAGAGGAGTTCTTCGACGACAAACGCACTCAGCAAGCCGTCATCATGAGCCTCATTATTATTGGTGAGGCCGCCACCAAAATCATGGATGGTTACCCCGAATTCACCGCAACACACCCCCAAGTGCCATGGCGCAGCATGCGAGGCATGCGCAACCGAATCGCCCACGGCTACTTTGATATCAACCTTGAGGTTGTGTGGGACACGGTTCAGGCAGCGTTACCGGAGCTGTTGAAGTGTTTGCCTGATGGATCTGCGTGA
- a CDS encoding TIGR00366 family protein, protein MAAAIEDSRSARFALHCSNFAERWFPDSWVFAALAVIIVAVATMIMGAKPTDAAMAFGDGFWSLIPFTMQMAFVVIGGYVVASSPPAVKLIDRLARIPKNGRSAVAWVALISMVASLLNWGLSLVFGGLLVRALARRTDLRMDYRAAGAAAYLGLGAVWALGLSSSAAQLQANPASLPPSILSITGMIPFTQTIFLWQSGVLLLALIVVSLIIAYATAPGPNSARDAKACGIDPSFSLPAPQPRTRPGEWLEYSPILTILLVLLAAGWLFHEFSTKPAISAISGLNTYNFLFLMLGALLHWRPRSFLDAVARAVPTTTGVMIQFPLYGSIAALMTMVKGTDGQTLAHHISTFFVSIASHDTYALLMGVYSAILGFFIPSGGGKWIIEAPYVMQVANDLKYHLGWAVQIYNAAEALPNLINPFYMLPLLGVLGLKARDLIGFSFVQLLVHTPLVLFLLWALGTTLAYVAPVMP, encoded by the coding sequence GTGGCCGCCGCAATCGAAGATAGCCGCTCCGCCCGCTTTGCCCTGCACTGCTCGAACTTTGCCGAACGCTGGTTTCCCGACTCCTGGGTGTTTGCCGCGCTCGCGGTCATTATCGTTGCCGTGGCCACCATGATCATGGGCGCCAAGCCCACCGATGCCGCGATGGCCTTCGGTGACGGCTTCTGGAGCCTGATCCCGTTCACCATGCAAATGGCCTTCGTGGTGATCGGCGGCTATGTGGTCGCCAGCTCGCCACCGGCGGTGAAACTGATCGACCGCCTGGCGCGCATCCCGAAAAACGGTCGCTCGGCCGTGGCCTGGGTCGCCCTGATTTCCATGGTCGCGTCATTGCTCAACTGGGGACTGTCGCTGGTGTTTGGCGGTTTGCTGGTGCGTGCACTGGCGCGCCGTACCGATCTGCGTATGGATTACCGTGCCGCCGGTGCCGCCGCTTACCTGGGGCTCGGCGCAGTCTGGGCGCTGGGGCTGTCTTCGTCGGCAGCGCAGTTGCAGGCCAACCCGGCCAGTTTGCCGCCGTCGATCCTGTCGATCACCGGGATGATTCCATTCACCCAAACGATTTTCCTCTGGCAGTCCGGTGTGCTCTTGCTGGCGCTGATCGTGGTCTCGTTGATCATCGCCTATGCCACCGCCCCCGGCCCGAACTCCGCCCGTGACGCCAAGGCCTGCGGCATCGACCCGAGCTTCAGCCTACCGGCACCACAGCCACGCACTCGCCCTGGTGAATGGCTGGAGTACAGTCCGATATTGACCATTTTGCTGGTACTGCTGGCGGCCGGATGGTTGTTTCACGAGTTTTCGACCAAACCGGCGATCAGCGCGATCTCGGGCCTGAACACCTACAACTTCCTGTTCCTGATGCTTGGCGCCCTGCTGCACTGGCGCCCGCGCAGCTTCCTGGATGCGGTGGCCCGTGCGGTGCCGACCACCACGGGTGTGATGATCCAGTTCCCGCTGTACGGTTCCATCGCCGCGCTGATGACCATGGTCAAAGGCACCGACGGCCAGACCCTGGCGCACCATATCTCGACCTTCTTCGTCAGCATTGCTTCCCACGACACCTATGCCCTGCTGATGGGCGTGTACTCGGCGATCCTCGGTTTCTTCATTCCGTCCGGCGGCGGTAAATGGATTATCGAAGCGCCGTACGTGATGCAAGTCGCCAACGACCTCAAATACCACCTGGGCTGGGCCGTACAGATCTACAACGCCGCCGAAGCCCTGCCCAACCTGATCAACCCGTTCTACATGCTGCCGCTGCTCGGCGTGCTCGGTTTGAAGGCGCGGGACCTGATCGGGTTCTCGTTCGTGCAACTGCTGGTGCACACGCCTCTGGTGCTGTTTCTGTTGTGGGCGCTGGGGACGACGCTTGCGTATGTGGCGCCGGTGATGCCGTAA
- a CDS encoding MFS transporter — translation MTAILDARPAPFSRSDYKTLGLAALGGALEIYDFIIFVFFALTLSQLFFPPEMPEWLRLLQSFGIFVTGYLARPLGGILMAHFADRLGRKKVFSLSILMMALPCLLIGIMPTYAQIGYFAPLLLLLLRVLQGAAVGGEVPSAWVFVAEHAPAAHRGYALGFLQAGLTFGYLIGALTATLLARVYTPTEILDYAWRYPFLLGGVFGVIGVWLRRWLNETPVFMAMQASRERHVELPLRTVLREHRLAMLPAVILTCVLTSAVVTFVVITPTMMQKTFGMTASHTFALSSLGIVFLNVGCVIAGLIVDRIGAWRTVMLYSLLLPLGIGVLYASLIGGAHWIGLAYAIAGLGCGVVGAVPSVMVNLFPARIRVSGISFTYNIAYAIWASITPLLLIGLMPWSPWICVMFCAVMGAVGIGAALYFGSRLPRVDHAAGVACSP, via the coding sequence ATGACTGCCATCCTTGATGCACGACCGGCACCGTTCTCCCGGTCTGACTACAAGACCCTGGGCCTGGCGGCGCTCGGCGGGGCGCTGGAAATCTACGACTTCATCATCTTCGTATTTTTCGCCCTGACCCTCAGCCAACTGTTCTTTCCTCCGGAAATGCCCGAGTGGCTGCGTTTGCTGCAAAGTTTCGGGATTTTTGTCACCGGTTACCTGGCGCGGCCGCTGGGCGGGATTCTGATGGCGCACTTTGCTGACCGGCTGGGACGCAAGAAGGTCTTCAGTCTGAGCATCCTGATGATGGCGTTGCCGTGCCTGCTGATCGGGATCATGCCTACCTACGCCCAGATCGGCTATTTCGCACCGTTGCTGTTGTTGCTCCTGCGAGTGCTACAAGGCGCGGCGGTGGGCGGTGAAGTGCCAAGCGCCTGGGTGTTCGTGGCCGAGCACGCACCGGCCGCGCACCGGGGTTATGCCTTGGGCTTCCTGCAGGCCGGGCTGACCTTTGGTTACTTGATCGGTGCATTGACGGCGACCTTGCTGGCGCGGGTCTACACCCCGACGGAGATCCTCGATTACGCCTGGCGTTACCCGTTTCTGTTAGGTGGCGTGTTCGGGGTGATTGGGGTCTGGTTGCGTCGTTGGCTGAATGAAACCCCGGTGTTCATGGCCATGCAGGCGAGTCGCGAACGGCATGTCGAGCTGCCGCTGCGCACAGTGTTGCGTGAGCATCGGTTGGCAATGCTGCCGGCGGTGATCCTCACCTGCGTGCTGACCTCGGCGGTGGTGACCTTCGTCGTTATCACCCCGACCATGATGCAGAAAACCTTTGGCATGACCGCCAGTCATACTTTCGCCCTGAGCAGTCTGGGCATCGTGTTTCTGAACGTTGGCTGCGTGATCGCCGGGTTGATCGTCGACCGTATCGGTGCCTGGCGCACAGTGATGCTCTATAGCCTGCTGCTACCGTTGGGGATTGGCGTGCTCTATGCCAGCCTGATTGGCGGAGCACACTGGATTGGCCTGGCCTATGCCATTGCCGGTCTGGGCTGCGGGGTGGTCGGTGCGGTGCCGTCGGTGATGGTCAACCTGTTCCCGGCGCGGATTCGTGTCTCGGGTATTTCCTTTACCTACAACATTGCCTACGCCATTTGGGCCAGTATCACGCCGTTGCTGCTGATTGGCCTGATGCCGTGGAGCCCATGGATCTGTGTGATGTTCTGCGCGGTGATGGGGGCGGTCGGGATTGGCGCAGCGCTGTACTTCGGCTCACGCCTGCCGCGGGTCGATCATGCGGCTGGCGTGGCCTGCAGTCCCTGA
- a CDS encoding RidA family protein gives MDQSRKALFDGIAQQLGHRFDGEMRIGGNYVPAVQNGDEVYVSGQIPRIENTVMVVGRIGAEVSLDQGRYAAQICTMRALAILMQLLGDLERIKKILRINVYVQSAADFTQQSEVADGASEVLYRIFAEAGVHTRTSVGVYQLPKNASVEVDMIVALEPEPAPFEED, from the coding sequence ATGGATCAGTCACGCAAAGCACTATTCGATGGCATCGCCCAACAGCTGGGGCACCGCTTCGACGGTGAAATGCGCATTGGCGGCAACTACGTGCCTGCGGTGCAAAACGGTGATGAGGTGTACGTCAGCGGGCAGATTCCACGCATTGAAAATACGGTGATGGTGGTGGGCCGGATCGGTGCCGAAGTGTCGTTGGATCAAGGCCGGTATGCCGCGCAGATCTGCACGATGCGCGCATTGGCGATCCTCATGCAGTTACTCGGCGACCTCGAACGTATCAAGAAGATCTTGCGCATTAACGTCTACGTGCAAAGCGCCGCCGACTTCACGCAACAAAGTGAAGTCGCCGACGGTGCGTCGGAGGTGCTTTACCGGATTTTTGCCGAAGCCGGTGTTCACACACGGACCTCGGTAGGCGTGTACCAGTTGCCGAAAAACGCCTCGGTCGAAGTCGACATGATCGTCGCGCTTGAGCCTGAACCAGCACCGTTTGAGGAAGATTAA